The Lycium barbarum isolate Lr01 chromosome 12, ASM1917538v2, whole genome shotgun sequence genome includes a region encoding these proteins:
- the LOC132621310 gene encoding uncharacterized protein LOC132621310 isoform X1, translating to MEPHHNKFASEGQVDPSSSAYSRVSNPLNQSDCSKFGDNRSLDDYEPVISPNIVKTGKHEEYDRVAVHISNEIPENTNSARRLDTQAEELFSNWSFQDTREASERYHMDGWKGEFGQSADINNDKSYIMGKPVGGQQETDHDSPLCTKENYEKRVHTSNEMVKSKVSNVDLIQQTNESDVKRNFLYPQLTENRECETQSTPNVEESTCDKNQGKYFCYDSPLFGETGAWIPVSVPPMSESEHEEWSRGFCSNGGYVPEGDTDWNQCMGEDKELTMWDVVVDMLLAARGKVQSLASGDIVGNMSWISSHLIEQAWKEMAQTLTEANFGNAQEILEADPPKWLPDSASSTCMLCHVRFHPIMCSRHHCRFCGGIFCNECTKGRSLLTEKFRTGEPQRVCDVCCVRLESVQPYLMDQVSRAAQLPTHDLTDLSTLRSWVNFPWGQSMEHEIYKATNAIRGYERIGLLSSEKKIPEAILQNARGLAILTVVKVGVMVTYNIGTGLVIARREDGSWSPPSAISSFGVGWGAQAGGELTDFIIVLRNTDAVKTFGGDAHLSVGAGVSAAAGIIGRNAEADLRAGTGGYAACYTYSCSKGAFVGCSLQGSVVTTRTRENSRFYGSQSIKASDILLGSLPRPPAAAALYRALAELYQKL from the exons ATGGAGCCCCATCACAATAAGTTTGCTagtgaaggacaagttgaccctTCTTCATCTGCTTATTCTAGGGTTTCAAATCCACTTAACCAATCG GACTGTAGTAAGTTTGGAGATAACAGAAGCCTGGATGATTATGAGCCAGTCATTAGTCCAAACATTGTCAAAACGGGTAAGCATGAAGAATACGACAGAGTAGCTGTACACATAAGTAATGAAATTCCCGAGAACACAAATTCGGCGAGGCGTCTAGATACTCAGGCGGAGGAACTTTTCAGTAACTGGTCATTTCAGGACACTCGAGAAGCTAGTGAGAGGTATCATATGGATGGCTGGAAAGGGGAATTTGGTCAAAGTGCAGACATAAACAACGATAAGAGTTATATCATGGGCAAGCCAGTGGGTGGACAGCAAGAGACTGATCATGATTCACCTTTGTGCACAAAAGAAAACTATGAGAAGAGGGTGCACACAAGTAATGAAATGGTTAAATCCAAAGTCTCTAATGTTGATTTAATCCAACAGACAAATGAAAGTGACGTAAAAAGAAATTTTCTGTACCCTCAATTAACTGAAAATAGAGAATGTGAAACCCAGTCAACTCCAAATGTAGAAGAAAGTACGTGCGACAAAAATCAAGGAAAATATTTCTGCTATGATTCACCACTCTTTGGTGAAACTGGGGCTTGGATCCCTGTATCAGTTCCTCCAATGTCGGAGAGTGAGCATGAAGAGTGGAGTAGAGGCTTCTGCTCGAATGGGGGATACGTTCCTGAAGGTGACACCGATTGGAATCAGTGCATGGGGGAAGACAAGGAGTTGACCATGTGGGATGTAGTTGTGGATATGTTGCTCGCAGCACGAGGAAAAGTGCAATCTCTTGCGTCTGGTGATATAGTAGGTAACATGTCGTGGATATCAAGCCATCTCATTGAGCAGGCTTGGAAAGAGATGGCTCAAACCCTCACAGAGGCAAATTTTGGTAATGCCCAGGAAATTCTTGAGGCAGATCCTCCCAAATGGTTGCCTGACAGTGCATCGTCCACTTGTATGTTATGTCATGTACGGTTCCACCCTATCATGTGCAGCAGGCATCATTGTCGATTTTGTGGAGGAATATTTTGCAATGAATGTACTAAAGGAAGGAGTTTGCTCACTGAGAAATTTCGCACTGGGGAACCACAACGAGTATGTGACGTATGTTGTGTACGTCTTGAGTCTGTGCAGCCATACTTAATGGATCAAGTAAGTCGTGCTGCTCAATTGCCAACCCATGACCTTACTGACTTGAGCACATTGAGATCTTGGGTTAACTTCCCGTGGGGACAGTCAATGGAACACGAAATTTACAAGGCCACTAACGCTATTCGGGGCTATGAAAGG ATTGGTCTGTTGAGTTCTGAGAAGAAAATTCCAGAAGCTATTCTACAAAATGCAAGAGGCCTTGCCATACTTACGGTCGTGAAAGTTGGAGTGATGGTAACCTACAACATTGGAACCGGATTGGTAATTGCACGCAGGGAAGATGGTTCATGGTCTCCCCCCTCGGCCATTTCTTCTTTTGGTGTGGGATGGGGTGCTCAG GCTGGTGGAGAACTTACTGACTTCATCATTGTCCTGAGAAATACTGATGCTGTCAAGACTTTTGGTGGTGATGCGCATCTGTCAGTTGGAGCTGGTGTGAGCGCTGCTGCTGGAATCATTGGACGAAATGCGGAAGCTGATCTTCGCGCCGGTACTGGAGGCTATGCTGCTTGTTATACATACAGCTGCAGTAAAG GTGCCTTTGTCGGGTGTTCCCTGCAAGGAAGTGTCGTGACTACCCGAACACGAGAGAACTCCAGATTTTATGGTAGCCAGTCAATAAAAGCTTCAGATATTCTCCTTGGCTCGTTGCCGAGGCCCCCTGCTGCAGCCGCCCTATATCGTGCACTCGCGGAATTATACCAGAAGCTTTGA
- the LOC132621310 gene encoding uncharacterized protein LOC132621310 isoform X2: protein MDGWKGEFGQSADINNDKSYIMGKPVGGQQETDHDSPLCTKENYEKRVHTSNEMVKSKVSNVDLIQQTNESDVKRNFLYPQLTENRECETQSTPNVEESTCDKNQGKYFCYDSPLFGETGAWIPVSVPPMSESEHEEWSRGFCSNGGYVPEGDTDWNQCMGEDKELTMWDVVVDMLLAARGKVQSLASGDIVGNMSWISSHLIEQAWKEMAQTLTEANFGNAQEILEADPPKWLPDSASSTCMLCHVRFHPIMCSRHHCRFCGGIFCNECTKGRSLLTEKFRTGEPQRVCDVCCVRLESVQPYLMDQVSRAAQLPTHDLTDLSTLRSWVNFPWGQSMEHEIYKATNAIRGYERIGLLSSEKKIPEAILQNARGLAILTVVKVGVMVTYNIGTGLVIARREDGSWSPPSAISSFGVGWGAQAGGELTDFIIVLRNTDAVKTFGGDAHLSVGAGVSAAAGIIGRNAEADLRAGTGGYAACYTYSCSKGAFVGCSLQGSVVTTRTRENSRFYGSQSIKASDILLGSLPRPPAAAALYRALAELYQKL from the exons ATGGATGGCTGGAAAGGGGAATTTGGTCAAAGTGCAGACATAAACAACGATAAGAGTTATATCATGGGCAAGCCAGTGGGTGGACAGCAAGAGACTGATCATGATTCACCTTTGTGCACAAAAGAAAACTATGAGAAGAGGGTGCACACAAGTAATGAAATGGTTAAATCCAAAGTCTCTAATGTTGATTTAATCCAACAGACAAATGAAAGTGACGTAAAAAGAAATTTTCTGTACCCTCAATTAACTGAAAATAGAGAATGTGAAACCCAGTCAACTCCAAATGTAGAAGAAAGTACGTGCGACAAAAATCAAGGAAAATATTTCTGCTATGATTCACCACTCTTTGGTGAAACTGGGGCTTGGATCCCTGTATCAGTTCCTCCAATGTCGGAGAGTGAGCATGAAGAGTGGAGTAGAGGCTTCTGCTCGAATGGGGGATACGTTCCTGAAGGTGACACCGATTGGAATCAGTGCATGGGGGAAGACAAGGAGTTGACCATGTGGGATGTAGTTGTGGATATGTTGCTCGCAGCACGAGGAAAAGTGCAATCTCTTGCGTCTGGTGATATAGTAGGTAACATGTCGTGGATATCAAGCCATCTCATTGAGCAGGCTTGGAAAGAGATGGCTCAAACCCTCACAGAGGCAAATTTTGGTAATGCCCAGGAAATTCTTGAGGCAGATCCTCCCAAATGGTTGCCTGACAGTGCATCGTCCACTTGTATGTTATGTCATGTACGGTTCCACCCTATCATGTGCAGCAGGCATCATTGTCGATTTTGTGGAGGAATATTTTGCAATGAATGTACTAAAGGAAGGAGTTTGCTCACTGAGAAATTTCGCACTGGGGAACCACAACGAGTATGTGACGTATGTTGTGTACGTCTTGAGTCTGTGCAGCCATACTTAATGGATCAAGTAAGTCGTGCTGCTCAATTGCCAACCCATGACCTTACTGACTTGAGCACATTGAGATCTTGGGTTAACTTCCCGTGGGGACAGTCAATGGAACACGAAATTTACAAGGCCACTAACGCTATTCGGGGCTATGAAAGG ATTGGTCTGTTGAGTTCTGAGAAGAAAATTCCAGAAGCTATTCTACAAAATGCAAGAGGCCTTGCCATACTTACGGTCGTGAAAGTTGGAGTGATGGTAACCTACAACATTGGAACCGGATTGGTAATTGCACGCAGGGAAGATGGTTCATGGTCTCCCCCCTCGGCCATTTCTTCTTTTGGTGTGGGATGGGGTGCTCAG GCTGGTGGAGAACTTACTGACTTCATCATTGTCCTGAGAAATACTGATGCTGTCAAGACTTTTGGTGGTGATGCGCATCTGTCAGTTGGAGCTGGTGTGAGCGCTGCTGCTGGAATCATTGGACGAAATGCGGAAGCTGATCTTCGCGCCGGTACTGGAGGCTATGCTGCTTGTTATACATACAGCTGCAGTAAAG GTGCCTTTGTCGGGTGTTCCCTGCAAGGAAGTGTCGTGACTACCCGAACACGAGAGAACTCCAGATTTTATGGTAGCCAGTCAATAAAAGCTTCAGATATTCTCCTTGGCTCGTTGCCGAGGCCCCCTGCTGCAGCCGCCCTATATCGTGCACTCGCGGAATTATACCAGAAGCTTTGA